Proteins encoded by one window of Mus musculus strain C57BL/6J chromosome 10, GRCm38.p6 C57BL/6J:
- the Plpp2 gene encoding phospholipid phosphatase 2 isoform 2 (isoform 2 is encoded by transcript variant 2), producing MAGVIITATVILVSLGEAYLVYTDRLYSRSNFNNYVAAIYKVLGTFLFGAAVSQSLTDLAKYMIGRLRPSFLAVCDPDWSQVNCSGYVQLEVCRGSPANVTEARLSFYSGHSSFGMYCMLFLALYVQARLCWKWARLLRPTVQFFLVAFAIYVGYTRVSDHKHHWSDVLVGLLQGALVACLTVRYVSDFFKSRPPQPCQEDEVPERKPSLSLTLTLGDRP from the exons ATGGCTGGGGTCATCATCACAGCTACTGTCATCCTT GTCTCATTGGGAGAAGCCTACCTGGTGTACACAGACCGTCTTTATTCGCGATCCAACTTCAACAACTATGTAGCTGCCATCTACAAGGTGCTGGGAACCTTTCTGTTCGGGGCTGCTGTGAGCCAGTCTCTCACCGACCTGGCCAAGTACATGATTGGCCGTCTTCGACCCAGTTTCTTGGCTGTCTGTGACCCTGACTGGAGCCAGGTCAACTGTTCTGGCTATGTGCAGCTGGAGGTGTGCAGGGGCAGCCCTGCTAATGTCACGGAGGCCAG GCTGTCCTTCTACTCTGGCCACTCCTCCTTTGGCATGTATTGCATGTTGTTCCTGGCG CTATATGTGCAGGCCCGGCTCTGCTGGAAGTGGGCACGGCTGCTGAGGCCCACTGTTCAGTTCTTCTTGGTGGCCTTTGCAATCTATGTGGGCTATACCCGAGTGTCTGACCACAAGCACCACTGGAGTGATGTCCTTGTCGGCCTCCTGCAGGGAGCCCTGGTGGCCTGCCTCACG GTCCGCTATGTTTCAGATTTCTTCAAATCCCGGCCACCCCAGCCCTGCCAGGAGGATGAAGTGCCGGAGCGCAAGCCCAGTCTGTCACTGACGCTGACCCTTGGTGACCGAccctag
- the Plpp2 gene encoding phospholipid phosphatase 2 isoform 1 (isoform 1 is encoded by transcript variant 1), translating to MERRWVFVLLDVLCVLVASLPFIILTLVNAPYKRGFYCGDDSIRYPYRPDTITHGLMAGVIITATVILVSLGEAYLVYTDRLYSRSNFNNYVAAIYKVLGTFLFGAAVSQSLTDLAKYMIGRLRPSFLAVCDPDWSQVNCSGYVQLEVCRGSPANVTEARLSFYSGHSSFGMYCMLFLALYVQARLCWKWARLLRPTVQFFLVAFAIYVGYTRVSDHKHHWSDVLVGLLQGALVACLTVRYVSDFFKSRPPQPCQEDEVPERKPSLSLTLTLGDRP from the exons ATGGAGCGGAGGTGGGTCTTCGTGCTGCTGGACGTGCTGTGCGTGTTGGTCG CCTCTCTGCCTTTCATCATCCTGACCCTGGTGAATGCACCATATAAGCGGGGGTTCTACTGTGGAGATGACTCCATCCGGTACCCATACCGTCCAGACACGATCACCCACGGACTCATGGCTGGGGTCATCATCACAGCTACTGTCATCCTT GTCTCATTGGGAGAAGCCTACCTGGTGTACACAGACCGTCTTTATTCGCGATCCAACTTCAACAACTATGTAGCTGCCATCTACAAGGTGCTGGGAACCTTTCTGTTCGGGGCTGCTGTGAGCCAGTCTCTCACCGACCTGGCCAAGTACATGATTGGCCGTCTTCGACCCAGTTTCTTGGCTGTCTGTGACCCTGACTGGAGCCAGGTCAACTGTTCTGGCTATGTGCAGCTGGAGGTGTGCAGGGGCAGCCCTGCTAATGTCACGGAGGCCAG GCTGTCCTTCTACTCTGGCCACTCCTCCTTTGGCATGTATTGCATGTTGTTCCTGGCG CTATATGTGCAGGCCCGGCTCTGCTGGAAGTGGGCACGGCTGCTGAGGCCCACTGTTCAGTTCTTCTTGGTGGCCTTTGCAATCTATGTGGGCTATACCCGAGTGTCTGACCACAAGCACCACTGGAGTGATGTCCTTGTCGGCCTCCTGCAGGGAGCCCTGGTGGCCTGCCTCACG GTCCGCTATGTTTCAGATTTCTTCAAATCCCGGCCACCCCAGCCCTGCCAGGAGGATGAAGTGCCGGAGCGCAAGCCCAGTCTGTCACTGACGCTGACCCTTGGTGACCGAccctag
- the Plpp2 gene encoding phospholipid phosphatase 2 isoform 3 (isoform 3 is encoded by transcript variant 3) gives MIGRLRPSFLAVCDPDWSQVNCSGYVQLEVCRGSPANVTEARLSFYSGHSSFGMYCMLFLALYVQARLCWKWARLLRPTVQFFLVAFAIYVGYTRVSDHKHHWSDVLVGLLQGALVACLTVRYVSDFFKSRPPQPCQEDEVPERKPSLSLTLTLGDRP, from the exons ATGATTGGCCGTCTTCGACCCAGTTTCTTGGCTGTCTGTGACCCTGACTGGAGCCAGGTCAACTGTTCTGGCTATGTGCAGCTGGAGGTGTGCAGGGGCAGCCCTGCTAATGTCACGGAGGCCAG GCTGTCCTTCTACTCTGGCCACTCCTCCTTTGGCATGTATTGCATGTTGTTCCTGGCG CTATATGTGCAGGCCCGGCTCTGCTGGAAGTGGGCACGGCTGCTGAGGCCCACTGTTCAGTTCTTCTTGGTGGCCTTTGCAATCTATGTGGGCTATACCCGAGTGTCTGACCACAAGCACCACTGGAGTGATGTCCTTGTCGGCCTCCTGCAGGGAGCCCTGGTGGCCTGCCTCACG GTCCGCTATGTTTCAGATTTCTTCAAATCCCGGCCACCCCAGCCCTGCCAGGAGGATGAAGTGCCGGAGCGCAAGCCCAGTCTGTCACTGACGCTGACCCTTGGTGACCGAccctag